The nucleotide window CTCCGCGACCTGGTTGGAGGCGATGTAGAGATAAAGCGTTGCCGCGGCGTCGTCGCCGATGGTCGGCAATGGCTTGGCGCTCGGCCCGCCCGGCTGCAGCCAGTCGCCAAAGGAGAAGCCGCGGCCTCCCCAGGCGCGGGGTGGTTTGACAATCGGGCCATTGCTGATCGACCAGACGAAGTCGACCCACTTGACCATGGAGGGCAGGACTTCCTTGAGGATGGCCGTGTCGCCATAGTGCAGATACATCTGCCAGGGTACCATCCAGATGGCATCGCCCCAGCCGGTCGAACCGTAAAAGCCTGGATAGTCCTTGGGATTGAGCCGTGTCGGGTCGGGGCAGACATGAGGAACGGCCCCATCCTCGCGTTGATCGACCATAAGATCGCGCACCCATTTGCGGAAAAAGCCTTGCGCATCGGCAAGGTAGCAGGCGGTGCCGGCAAAGACCTGCGCATCGCCGGTCCAGCCCAGGCGCTCGTCGCGCTGCGGGCAATCGGTCGGCACTTCGATGAAATTGGCCCGCTGGCTCCAGAGCGTATTGAGGAACAGCCTGTCCACCAGCGGATTGGCGGAGGTGAAGCTGGCCTTGACCTCGGTGACCGAGGATATCGGCACCGAGACGATGTCGATGAGCCTCGCCTTGCCCTCGATGGTCACGCGGACATAGCGATAGCCTTGGAAGGTGAAATACGGGCGGTAGCGCTCCTCGCCCTGGCCCGAGAGCACGTATTCAATGCGCGCGGCCGCGGTGCGGTAGTTGCCATTGTAGAACTGGCCGTCCTGATCGAGCACTTCGCCATGCTCGACCACGATGCGCGCGCCGGCCTCGCCCTCAACAGTCAGGGCGACATTCCCCCCGGCATTCTGGCCGAAATCGTAGACCGTTCGGCCCTCGAAGTCGGTCCACGACTTTTGCACGGAGAGCGGCTCGAGCTCTCGCGGCGGCGTGGTTTCGTGTGGCACCAGCACGTCGATGTCGAAGGGCAGGACTTCGGTACCGGCACTGACCACCGGGGGAATGCGCGCGTCGAACACTTCGCCGAAATAGATGCCGGACTTGCGCACCGGCAGTTCGCCGCTTTCCCAGCTGGCATCGGTGACCAGCAGCGTCGCGTCGCTGCCGGGCGCAGCGCGGAGTTCGGCAATGGCGGCAATCTTGTCGCCCCAGGCGTTGAAGATCGGCGCTTCACCCCACATCATCTGCGAGCGCAGCCAGCCATCGGCCAGCCAGATTTCGATACGGTTCTCGCCGCCGCGCAGCAGGGAGCCGACATGGTAGCTCTGGTAGCTGAGGCGCTGGTCGTAACAGGTCCAACCGGGCGTCAACAGGTCATTGCCGACGCGCTGGCCATTGATGAAGGCGCGATAGAGACCCAGGGCGCTGATATGCAGCACCTCGCTGCCGCCTACTGACGTGAGCGAAAAGGACTTGGCCACAAAGCTCGCCGGTGTGCCCACACCCTGATCGGCCAGCGGACGCACCATTGACGCGGTCCAGTTGAGCCGGGCCGGCTTCGAATCCTGGATATGAAGTGCCACTGCGTCGTTCACGCCGATCCTCCCGCAAATCTGTCGCTGTCGCGATCTTGTAGAATGTTCTACGTGTATCGTTCTACGTTTTTCATCATTTGGCAATAGGGTTTCTTGCGTTAGGGTGCGCGCCAATGGCTCGAAGCCCGAGCAAGGGCAATTCTGCTCGGGATATCAGGGCCTTGCATGGGGAAGAAAAATCATGGCGCAGAAGAACGGAGAAACTCGCAGCGGCCGCGTAACGATCCGCGAAGTGGCCGAAGACGCTGGCGTTTCCGTCGCCGCCGTGTCCAAGGTGCTGCGTGACGCTTATGGCGTCTCGGAAACACTCAGGGCCAAGGTTCGCGCCTCGATGGACAAGCTGGGTTACCGCCCTCTGGCGGCCGCCAGAGGTATGAGGGGGCAGACCTATACGATCGGCCTCGTCCTGCCCGATATCCGCAATCCCTTTTTCGCCGATGTCATGACCGGAGTGAACAATGCGTTGGAGCGCACCCAGTACCGCGCGATGATCGGTATTAGCCAGGGCAATCCGGCCGGCGAAATGGCCATGGTGGAGTCGCTCATCGACCGCCAGATGGACGGAATCATTCTGATCGGAGCCACCGAGGACCGGTCGAATCTGGGCGCCATCGCGCAACGAAAGCCTCTGGTGACCGTTGGGCACCACGAGCCCGAGGTAACCAGTTTCGACACGGTCAATAACAATGATCAGCAAGGTGGGCTGCTTGTCGTCCGGCAGATGGTGGCCGCGGGCTACAGGCGTATCGCCATGATCAGCCTGCTGAGCACCACCTCAACTATTCTGGCCGAGCGCGAATTGGGCTATCGACGTGGCATGGTGGAGGCCGGTTTGGGTGGTGCCATCAACATCATTCATGCGCCCCAGACCTTGCGCGACGTGCAGATCATGGCGCGGCGCCTGCTGCAATCCGCCAATCCCCCGGACGCGATTTTCTGTTGGACGGACTTTATCGCCCTTGAGGTCATCAGCGTCGCTACGGAACTCGGGCTCCGCATCCCCGAGGATGTCGGGATCGCTGGCTATGACAACACGATGTATTGCGATTTTGCGCAGAACAGCTTGTCGAGCATTGATCAGTCGGGAGAGCTGCTAGGCTTGCAAGCCACACGACTTCTTATTGAGCGGATCAAGGGGCGCAGCGAGGTCGAACATTTCGTCGTCCCGCCGCGCCTTGTGACGCGTCGCAGTACCAGCCGCTAGCGATCTTGGGTGAAACTCGGCCGGGGAAGGCCTGGATGGGATCAGGCGGATTCACTGTCGAACCCGCCCGAGTGTTCGCCTACATGGCTCCGAAGAGGGCCTTCTGGGCGATCTTGAGGGCGCCGATGGCGTCGTGGCGGCTCTGAGCCTCCTGGAGGGCATCGATGTCTAGCGCATCAAGGCCCTTGGCAGCGGCCTTGAGGAAGTCGATGGCGTGGGTGGCCGTGGCAACGGAGTCTTCGCGGAAGGGGAACTGGTCGAGCTGCCACACGCCCTCCCACTTGTTCTTCTTGAGCACATAGAAGAACTCGAAGAGTTCAATTGGATGGAGGCTGCCCGCGACGAGATCATCGTCCCAGGAGCGATAGTTGTCATTGACGTCCATGCCGAAGAGGCGGCCGTGGTCGATGGCGAGCTGGGCCGAGTCAGCGGCGGACTCGCCACCCATGATGGCGTGGCCAAAATCGAGCAGGATGCCGACATTGGGCAGGCCGATCTTTTCTATGCCCAGAATGGTGCGGGCAACCGAGCCAAAGCTCATGCGCACCCGCGGCTCACGCGGCTTGTATTCGATGACAAATTTGAGGTCGGGGTTTTCGCTCGCGAGCTGGCCGACGCCATCGAGCGAACGCTGCCACTGCGTCGAATAGTCAACCTGGAAGGGATAGTCCCATCCGTCCTGGCCGGGCCAAAGCTTAACGTAATCGGCCCCATGGAAGCGGACAACGTCGCAGGCCGCAGTGATCAGTTCATGGGCCTTGCGGCGAATGCCGGCATCGGGATTGGTGAAGGCGCCCTTGATGAAATCGCGGGTGTAGATTTCGGGCGTAATGCCGATGACGCCAAGCTTGTTGCGATCCAACGCTTCCTTGATCTGAATATCCGAGAACTCGCCGCCGAAATAGGGCCAGTTGAGATCGACGACGGAGAGGTCCTTAACCTGACCGGCCAGATCGATGGCTTCGATGATGTTGCGCGGCGTGCCGTAGCCGTCGGTCGCGTAGCGGTCGAGATAGGTGGCAAAGTGCCAGATGCCAGCACCGAAGCGTGGGGTTGTCATGGGGTTCCTCCAGAAGTCTATTGATCTGTTGCGAGCGTCTGGGTCACAGCGGACTGCCAGCGCTGGAGATGCGTTTTGCGCATGGATTCAGGCATTGTCGGCGTAAAGTGGTCGGCGGCGGGGACGCCCGGCATAGTGATGCCGAGCGAGGAAAATGCGAGCGCGGCGGCACCCAGAGCGCTGACCTCGGCGGCTGCTGCGGTGACGACCGGGCGGCCCAGAATGCCAGCCTGGAACCCCATGATGAACGGATTTCTCGAGGCACCACCATCGGCCCGTAATTCACCGAGCGGCGAAGCCATGTCCGCCTCCATGGCGGCATAGACATCGCTCACCTGAAAGGCGATGGCTTCGAGCGCAGCGCGCGCCAGATGGGCTGGCTTGGTGCCGAGCGAGAGGCCAGTGATTGTGCCGCGAGCATCGGCTCGCCAATAGGGGGCGCCCAGGCCGACAAGGGCAGGTACGAAAGCAACACCATTGCTGTCCGTAACAGTTTCAGCGAGCGCCGAAAGGGCGGCTGCGTCGGACAATCCCAACAACTCGGCGGCGAAGGCTGCCGTTTGACCTGAGACAGAAATATTGCCTTCAAGCGCGTGTTGCACCATGCCCTGTTGGCTCCAGGCGATGGTCGAAGACAGGCCATGGGTCGAGCGCACACGCTCTGGCGTCAGCGCCAAGAGCGACGTGCCGGTGCCGTAGGTGGCCTTGACCGTACCGGGCGTGCGGACGCCATGGCCGAAAAGCGCGGCGTGAGAATCCCCGATCATGGCGAGGATCGGTGTGCCAGCAGGGAGGGACGTAGCGCCGGCTGCCGTAACGCCAAACCGTGTATCGGAGGACTTAACCTCAGCCAGCATGGTTTGGGGCACGTCGAACAGGGCGCAGAGATCGGCATCCCAACTCAGCGTCTCGGTATTGAAGAGCTGAGTGCGTGAGGCATTTGAGTGGTCCGTGGCGTGAACGCCTCCGCCGGTCAGGCTCCAGAGCAGCCAGCTGTCGACTGTGCCAGCGCGGAGTTCGCCCTTTTGGGCCCGCATGCGGGCGCCGGGGACATTGTCGAGCAACCAGGCGATTTTGGCGGCGGGAAAGAGAGGGTCGAGCGCCAGGCCCGTCTTGGCCTCGATCGTGTCGGCGTGACCATCATTGCGCAGGGCGTCGCATTTGGGGGCGGAACGGCGACATTGCCAGATGACAACGGGGCCGATGGGTTCACCCGATGCTGCGTCCCAGACAAGGATCGACTCGCGCTGGTTGGAAATGCCGATACCGGCGACCCGGGCGTCGCCGGCCTTGGCGACGACCTCAGCAATGACCGTTTTGACCCCGTCGATCAGCGCGGTTGCAGATTGCTCAGCCCATCCGGGTTGGGGATAGGTGACGACATTGGGCACGGAAGCCTGATGACATACGCGGCCTGAGGCGTCCACCAGGAGAGCCTTGGTGTTGGTGGTGCCCTGATCGATGGCGAGAATCAGCTCGCTGGTCATTTTTTGCGCGCGATGGTCTGGCGGACGGCCTCGGCAATGCCGGTCTCGTTAAGCCCAAAGTGATCAAACAGCCATTCAGCCGAGCCGGTTGGCACAAAGCCGGGAAACCCAAGTATGCGCATCGGAACTGGATTGGTGGTGGACACCATTTCGGCGACAGCGCCGCCCAACCCGCCGCGCACGGAATGTTCCTCCACGGTGACAATGGCGCCAGTCTCCGCGGCGGCGGCAATGGCGGCCTCGTCAAGCGGATTGACGGTGGCCATATTGACGACGCGCGCAGCAACGCCTTCGGCGGACAGCGCTTTGGCAGCAGCGATGGCGCGATGCACCATTGTGCCATTGGCGATGATCGTCGCGTCGGTGCCCTGAATCAGGGTCTCGGCCTTGCCGATTTCGAAGACGGCCCCTTCAGGGCGCTCAAGGACAGGGACGGCCATGCGGCTGACGCGGACAAAAACCGGACCCTCATAGACCGCCGCAGCCTTGATAGCCTCGGCGGTTTGCCAGGGATCGGCCGGAACAATCAGCTTCATATTATTGAAAAGCCGGAGCCATGCGAGATCTTCAATGGAGTGATGGGTCGGTCCCAGTTCGCCATAGGCGACGCCGGAGGATTGGCCAATCAGTTTCACATTGACATTGGAATAGGCGATGTCGGCCTTGACCTGCTCCAGCGCCCTGCCGGTGATAAAGCACGAGGCCGCCGAGACAAAGGGCACTTTGCCACCATTGGCCAGACCTGCGCCAACGGCGACCAGGGTCTGTTCGGCAATGCCCACATTGACCATGCGGTCAGGAAATTTAGTGCGGAAGCCGCCGAGCTTGGACGAGCCGACGCTGTCGCTGACAACTGTGACAATGCGCGGATCGGCTTCGGCCAGGGCCTCAATGGTGGTGGCAAAGCTGTCTCGGCAGTCAAACAGTCCGCTTTTGGAAGGGGCGGCAGCGCTCATCAGACCAATTCCCGCATGGCTTGTTCATATTGCTCCTTGTTGGGCACGCCATGATGCCAGGCGACATTGTCATGCATGAAGCTGACGCCCTTGCCCTTGAAGGTGTTGGCGACAATGCAAAGCGGCTTGCCACGACCTTTGGGCGAAGTCGTCAGCACATCAAGCAATTGCTGGTGGTCATGACCATCGACGACTTCAACGTGCCAGCCGAAGGCGCGCCATTTGTCATCGAGCGGGTCGAGCGAGGCGGTGTCTTCAGTGCGCGCGCCTTGCTGCAGGCGGTTGCGATCGATGATGAGGGTCAGGTTTTCGAGCTTACGATGGCCTGCCGTCAGCGCTGCTTCCCAATTGCTGCCTTCCTGGAGTTCGCCGTCGCCGGTAAGAACAAAGGTACGGAAATCCGCGTTATCGATCTGCCCGGCAATGGCAATGCCGGTCGCAACCGGCAGGCCGTGGCCGAGCGGCCCGGTATTGGTCTCCACGCCTGGCAGATAATTCCTGTTGGGGTGGCCATTGAGCAGGGATTGCGGCTTCATATAGGTCTTGAGGTCCGCCTCAGGGAAATATCCTGCGGCGGCGAGAACCGCGTAGAAGGCGCCTGTGCAATGGCCTTTGCTCATCACGAAGCGATCCCGGCCAGGGTCGCGCGCATTCGCCGGATCGTAGCGCATAACGCCGAAATAGAGCGTGGCCAGAATGTCGGCGGCGCTAAAATCGCCGCCGGGATGGCCCTGTTGAGCCTCATAGACCATCTGAAAGCTGCGCCGCCGAATCCAGAGGGCGCGTGTCCGGATTTCTGCGACAAGGTCATTGCGCAAATTCGATGCGGGCGAAGACAATTCTACCTCCCAGGCCGCGTTTATACTGTCAGGCCGCGTTTTCGCGGTCCTGGCGAGCCGGTTCACAGGGGTGCTGGTTCCCAATGCAGGTGAGCCGCCTCCCTTATCGTATGCAGTGCTACAGTGCGATTTGCTTTCGTGCAATAAGGAAAATTTGCGATTTCTGCGTTTTGCTGCGCTGACAGGTTTCGGGTGTGGCGCATTTTTTGACGACAATCCTTTGGGGAGGCACTATGTCTTTGGTCTGGGTTGGCCGCGGATTGGGTTGACCGACAGCTGTGCTGAGTGGAGCAAATATGCAGAAGACGAGGGGTTCACGGCGTCGTGGGGCGATTGAGGGTGCTGCTGGTCAGCCGCAATTGCTGGCGGAGCCGAGGCGTATGCGCATCCTGGAATGGCTACAGGAAGAGGGGAGTGCGCGGGTGCGCGACCTCTCCAGTGCCTTCGCGGTCTCGGAGGCGACTATCCGGCAGGATCTCGAGCGTCTGGACGCGGACGGCTATATTACCCGCGAGCATGGTGGCGCCTATCTGCGCTCGATTCCGCAGCAGGTGCAGTCCATGTCGCTGCAGCATGTGCAGAATATGGACAAGAAGCGCGCCATAGGTGAGGCCGCGGCTGCATTGGTGTCCGACCATGACACGCTGATTATCGATTCTGGCACCACGACCACGCAATTCGCGGAAAATATTAAGTCTCGGCAAGAGCTTAATATAATCACCAATGCCCTGAATATCGCGCTCATACTGGGCGCGAGTCCGACCAATACGGTACATATGCCGGCCGGGCAGTTCAAAGCGCCAACTCTCTCGTTGAGCGGAGAAAAGTCGGTCGAGTTCTTTGTCGGCATCTATGCCCAAAAGCTCTTCCTGGCGACGGCCGGCGTCTCGTTCGATGTCGGGCTGACTTATCCCGCTATCGGGGACATTTATGTCAAGCGCGCCATGGTGAAGGCGGCGTCACATGTCTATCTGCTCGCAGATTCCACCAAGATTGGGCGGGTATCCTTCTCTGCGCTGGGCGGGGTGGAGATGGTCCACACGCTGATTACCGATGAGGGGATATCGGACAAGGATCGAGCGGAATTTGAAAGGCGCGGTGTTGACGTGATTGTGGCGCGCTAGCTTGCGCGAATTTAGTCACCTGCCTCTCATTGTCGTTGAAAAGTGCATTGACAACAATTCCACTCACACCTAATCGTTAGAAATCGCAAGAAATCGAAAGTAGCAATACGAGCTTGCGACCGCTGCGAGAGCAGTTGGGAGGATTTGGACGTTTGTGAATTGCTTAAGTCGTGCCTGAGCGTGGGCTTGGGCGTGAGCCTGAAAGCACGCCCATTTTTCCCATTTGCCTCGTCTATCGAGGGTCGGCCGGCCATTGCGCGGCGACCGGTGTAGGAGGGAAAAATGGTTCGGTTTGGCCGTACTTTGATGGCGTCCATGTTGGGTGCCTTGATAACAACGACTGCCTTCGCGCAGACTATGACCGACGTGGGCACGCCACGAAACGAAACACTGATCGTGCAGACCTTTGACGGCAAGGCGTCAAACCCTGATGCGCAGAACCCGCTCAATCAATACGCCATCTGGCGTGGTTTCCGCGAATTGGGTTGGAGCTTCCTTTGGGAAATGGATACCGCAACCGGTGAATCCTATCCCGAGCTGGCCGCCGGTCCGGTCGAAGTGCTCAATGACGAGCACACTCAGTTCCGCATCAAGATTCGTCCGGGCGTCTATTGGAGTGACGGTGTCGAGTTCACCGTCGACGACCTGATCTATACGCTCGACACGTCCTTCAAATACAAGGACAAGCTGACCTTCGTCGCCCGTACCGTGAACTACATCAAGGAAGGCAGCTGGAAAAAGGTCGACGACTATACGCTCGATATCGAGACGCAGTCGCCTGCCTATGACTTCCAGACTGTGATGGGCGTTTATACCTGGGGCTCGCTCTTCGTGCCGGTGCCCAAGCACGTCTTTGAACCGCTTGGCGACGACGTCGTCACCTTCAAGAACGCACCCGCCGTTACCCTCGGGCCCTACAAGATCAAGGAATTCGATCCCAACGGCTTCTGGCAGCTTTGGGAACTGCGCGAGGACTGGGAGCGCTCTGGTTGGGGCAATTCCGGCGAACCCAAGGCGAAATACGTTCTCTACAAGGACTTTGGCGCCGAAGAGACCCGCGCCCTGGCCTTCGTTCAGAACCAGTATGACGTCGATACGTTCATGAGCCCGGATTCGATCGCTGCTGCCAAGTCGCGTAACCCGGCCATCGAGACCTTTTCGCCGACTTTGCCCTATCACGATATGAATGATGCCTGCTCCTACGGCATCTATTTCAATCAGTTGAAGGCGCCGTATGACGAGGCGGCGGTGCGCTGGGCGCTGGCCTTGAGCATCGACATGCAGACCGTCGGCATCAGTGCGGTCAGTGGCCAGTTCAAGGCATCGGCCCTGCCCATGGCCGACACACCGATCACCTCGCCGGTCTTCTACGAGCCGCTGGATGACTTCCTCAACAATCTGACGCTTGAAGACGGCTACAAGCCGTTCAATCCGAATTTTGGCGCGGAACTGATCGAAAAGCTGCAGGCCCAGGGTACGCCTGAATCCGAGATTCCGACCGGGGATGCGGTCAAGCAAAGCTTTGGTGCAGGCTGGTGGAAATATGATCCGGTCGAAGCCGAGAGCCTGCTGGCTTCGGTGGGGATCACCAAGGGTTCGGACGGCTTCTATACCAAGCCCGATGGTTCGCCATGGATGCTCGACTTTGTCATTCCGGGTGACTGGAACAAGGTCATGCAGCGGACCGGTTTTTCGATCGCCGATAGCTGGCGCAAGGCCGGGTTCAACGTCAATGCGCGTCAGGTCGACAATGGTGAGTTTGCTACGGTGCAGAACACCAATGCCCGCCTCGACCTGATGGTGAACTGGTCAAGCTCGTGTACCTACAACTCCAACTGGTTCAATAGCTGGGCCTCGTTCTCCGATGCCGAGGCCTATAACCAGCCGGCGGACTCCAACACCGCGATCCAGGGCAACTATATCCGCGTCACCGATCCAGAAATCTTCAAGATCGTTGCGGACAGCAAGACCATGGAGATCGGTTCCGAGCCCTTCGTGGAGAATGGTCGGGAGATCGCGATGAAGCTGACGGAAGGCATGCAGCTCATCAATCTGATGAATATTCCGACCACGATCCCGACCAACAATACCTATTGGACCAACTTCCCCAAGCAGTCCAACTTCTACGCCGCGCCCTACACCTGGTGGAGCTCGTTCAAGAAGACACTGCTGAACATCGAGCCGACCGGCAAGGAATAAGCTCGAGCCAAAGTCCAGTTGGGGCGGCGCCCACGTGCCGCCCCGCACACTCCAACTTCAAGGGTGAAATGCGATGATCGGTGTGCTGCAGTATGTGGCCAAACGCGTCGGCCTCTACCTCGTGGTGCTGTTTATCGGCCTGACCATCACGTTCTTCCTGCCTCGACTAATG belongs to Devosia sp. XK-2 and includes:
- a CDS encoding DeoR/GlpR family DNA-binding transcription regulator, with protein sequence MQKTRGSRRRGAIEGAAGQPQLLAEPRRMRILEWLQEEGSARVRDLSSAFAVSEATIRQDLERLDADGYITREHGGAYLRSIPQQVQSMSLQHVQNMDKKRAIGEAAAALVSDHDTLIIDSGTTTTQFAENIKSRQELNIITNALNIALILGASPTNTVHMPAGQFKAPTLSLSGEKSVEFFVGIYAQKLFLATAGVSFDVGLTYPAIGDIYVKRAMVKAASHVYLLADSTKIGRVSFSALGGVEMVHTLITDEGISDKDRAEFERRGVDVIVAR
- a CDS encoding transketolase, with amino-acid sequence MRNDLVAEIRTRALWIRRRSFQMVYEAQQGHPGGDFSAADILATLYFGVMRYDPANARDPGRDRFVMSKGHCTGAFYAVLAAAGYFPEADLKTYMKPQSLLNGHPNRNYLPGVETNTGPLGHGLPVATGIAIAGQIDNADFRTFVLTGDGELQEGSNWEAALTAGHRKLENLTLIIDRNRLQQGARTEDTASLDPLDDKWRAFGWHVEVVDGHDHQQLLDVLTTSPKGRGKPLCIVANTFKGKGVSFMHDNVAWHHGVPNKEQYEQAMRELV
- a CDS encoding transketolase C-terminal domain-containing protein — its product is MSAAAPSKSGLFDCRDSFATTIEALAEADPRIVTVVSDSVGSSKLGGFRTKFPDRMVNVGIAEQTLVAVGAGLANGGKVPFVSAASCFITGRALEQVKADIAYSNVNVKLIGQSSGVAYGELGPTHHSIEDLAWLRLFNNMKLIVPADPWQTAEAIKAAAVYEGPVFVRVSRMAVPVLERPEGAVFEIGKAETLIQGTDATIIANGTMVHRAIAAAKALSAEGVAARVVNMATVNPLDEAAIAAAAETGAIVTVEEHSVRGGLGGAVAEMVSTTNPVPMRILGFPGFVPTGSAEWLFDHFGLNETGIAEAVRQTIARKK
- a CDS encoding LacI family DNA-binding transcriptional regulator, which codes for MAQKNGETRSGRVTIREVAEDAGVSVAAVSKVLRDAYGVSETLRAKVRASMDKLGYRPLAAARGMRGQTYTIGLVLPDIRNPFFADVMTGVNNALERTQYRAMIGISQGNPAGEMAMVESLIDRQMDGIILIGATEDRSNLGAIAQRKPLVTVGHHEPEVTSFDTVNNNDQQGGLLVVRQMVAAGYRRIAMISLLSTTSTILAERELGYRRGMVEAGLGGAINIIHAPQTLRDVQIMARRLLQSANPPDAIFCWTDFIALEVISVATELGLRIPEDVGIAGYDNTMYCDFAQNSLSSIDQSGELLGLQATRLLIERIKGRSEVEHFVVPPRLVTRRSTSR
- a CDS encoding ABC transporter substrate-binding protein, with the protein product MTDVGTPRNETLIVQTFDGKASNPDAQNPLNQYAIWRGFRELGWSFLWEMDTATGESYPELAAGPVEVLNDEHTQFRIKIRPGVYWSDGVEFTVDDLIYTLDTSFKYKDKLTFVARTVNYIKEGSWKKVDDYTLDIETQSPAYDFQTVMGVYTWGSLFVPVPKHVFEPLGDDVVTFKNAPAVTLGPYKIKEFDPNGFWQLWELREDWERSGWGNSGEPKAKYVLYKDFGAEETRALAFVQNQYDVDTFMSPDSIAAAKSRNPAIETFSPTLPYHDMNDACSYGIYFNQLKAPYDEAAVRWALALSIDMQTVGISAVSGQFKASALPMADTPITSPVFYEPLDDFLNNLTLEDGYKPFNPNFGAELIEKLQAQGTPESEIPTGDAVKQSFGAGWWKYDPVEAESLLASVGITKGSDGFYTKPDGSPWMLDFVIPGDWNKVMQRTGFSIADSWRKAGFNVNARQVDNGEFATVQNTNARLDLMVNWSSSCTYNSNWFNSWASFSDAEAYNQPADSNTAIQGNYIRVTDPEIFKIVADSKTMEIGSEPFVENGREIAMKLTEGMQLINLMNIPTTIPTNNTYWTNFPKQSNFYAAPYTWWSSFKKTLLNIEPTGKE
- a CDS encoding family 78 glycoside hydrolase catalytic domain, giving the protein MVRPLADQGVGTPASFVAKSFSLTSVGGSEVLHISALGLYRAFINGQRVGNDLLTPGWTCYDQRLSYQSYHVGSLLRGGENRIEIWLADGWLRSQMMWGEAPIFNAWGDKIAAIAELRAAPGSDATLLVTDASWESGELPVRKSGIYFGEVFDARIPPVVSAGTEVLPFDIDVLVPHETTPPRELEPLSVQKSWTDFEGRTVYDFGQNAGGNVALTVEGEAGARIVVEHGEVLDQDGQFYNGNYRTAAARIEYVLSGQGEERYRPYFTFQGYRYVRVTIEGKARLIDIVSVPISSVTEVKASFTSANPLVDRLFLNTLWSQRANFIEVPTDCPQRDERLGWTGDAQVFAGTACYLADAQGFFRKWVRDLMVDQREDGAVPHVCPDPTRLNPKDYPGFYGSTGWGDAIWMVPWQMYLHYGDTAILKEVLPSMVKWVDFVWSISNGPIVKPPRAWGGRGFSFGDWLQPGGPSAKPLPTIGDDAAATLYLYIASNQVAEIARIVGEAETARRLADMAAQVKTAFGHEFITPSGRLAYDDQTSYALAFLHDLIPENKREAAKGYFKNAIRRTDGRIGTGFIGTPALLPALVKIGEAGLAAEVFLQEEVPGWLYQVKMGATTIWERWDAIQPDGSIYNPQMNSYNHYAYGAVCQWLLEGVAGFRPDAKDPSFATVIFEPVIVPDLSPVKAHHDSPKGRIEAAWTVDGDVVRYSFTIPASAKGRLVLKSDYRNPELDGKPVSDTLDGIAPGEHILTFIYSAPARTFERGPSINARTP
- a CDS encoding FGGY family carbohydrate kinase; translation: MTSELILAIDQGTTNTKALLVDASGRVCHQASVPNVVTYPQPGWAEQSATALIDGVKTVIAEVVAKAGDARVAGIGISNQRESILVWDAASGEPIGPVVIWQCRRSAPKCDALRNDGHADTIEAKTGLALDPLFPAAKIAWLLDNVPGARMRAQKGELRAGTVDSWLLWSLTGGGVHATDHSNASRTQLFNTETLSWDADLCALFDVPQTMLAEVKSSDTRFGVTAAGATSLPAGTPILAMIGDSHAALFGHGVRTPGTVKATYGTGTSLLALTPERVRSTHGLSSTIAWSQQGMVQHALEGNISVSGQTAAFAAELLGLSDAAALSALAETVTDSNGVAFVPALVGLGAPYWRADARGTITGLSLGTKPAHLARAALEAIAFQVSDVYAAMEADMASPLGELRADGGASRNPFIMGFQAGILGRPVVTAAAAEVSALGAAALAFSSLGITMPGVPAADHFTPTMPESMRKTHLQRWQSAVTQTLATDQ
- a CDS encoding TIM barrel protein; this translates as MTTPRFGAGIWHFATYLDRYATDGYGTPRNIIEAIDLAGQVKDLSVVDLNWPYFGGEFSDIQIKEALDRNKLGVIGITPEIYTRDFIKGAFTNPDAGIRRKAHELITAACDVVRFHGADYVKLWPGQDGWDYPFQVDYSTQWQRSLDGVGQLASENPDLKFVIEYKPREPRVRMSFGSVARTILGIEKIGLPNVGILLDFGHAIMGGESAADSAQLAIDHGRLFGMDVNDNYRSWDDDLVAGSLHPIELFEFFYVLKKNKWEGVWQLDQFPFREDSVATATHAIDFLKAAAKGLDALDIDALQEAQSRHDAIGALKIAQKALFGAM